The window taatcttaattttctctctaatcatGGCAAACGATGGTTACAGTTTTGTTGAAGATCTTAGTGTGGCTAGCAATTTCTGGAACATGAAGGCCCGAATCATACGTAAATGGGAACAAACCTTCAAGGTGGACATGATTCTTCTCGATGAGAGGgtaatgtttttgttgttttttgagAACATGTATACTGTTAAATTCCTTTTTTTGCTTACCAGGTAAACTAAATTTAAGATATGGTTTCTTTTGTCAGGGTAAGAAAATACAAGCACAATGTAAGAACCAATTGTTGAGTGATTTTGGGCAATATCTTAAAGAAGACTCCACCATTGTGATCCGAAGGTTCGGTGTGGCTGAGCAAAGAGATAAGTATCGTGTGCTTCCTCTGAATTATAAGATAAACTTATTCAAGTGTTCCTCCATCCAAACTGTAACTTCCTTTCAAGGCCATCCTTATGGCTTTGATTTTGTTCCTTTTGATGAAATCAATGACAACAGGGCACGTGACAGATTTACCATTGGTTAGTAGTCTCTCTATTTTAAGGTTTATACATCATTATTTGCATAATAATCTGTTTTTATCTTCTGTTGTTGTAGATGTAATGGGAAGGATCTCTTCGTGTGGTGACCTTGACATCTTCAGgaataaagaaaaggaaagcAAAAGGATGAACTTTGAGTTGCAATATTTGGCGTATGTATTTTTTCCTAATATGTTGGTTCTAAAAAAGATGAAGCTTAAAATTAGATAATATTGCATTTACAACACCATATTGGGGATTTATTATATAACATGGTAAACTATATAGTGCAGAAAAGTAATGTAAACAATGGATAGCAATGCCACTGTTTATTTCTTATGTCATTCATATTTGTTTAATTCATATCACTTTTAGTGGGCAAATTATCAAGTCTACTCTATGGGGAAAGTATGCTGAGCAATTGAACAAGTTCATTTGCAATAACAAGTCAACAGAGATGGTGATTGCTATCCTTCAACATGCTAAATTGAAGAGATTTAACAGTAAGTTTGAATAATTTTTGTCATACACACACATGTATCCCAATATTACATAGTCACCTCAATGTTGTTGTGTTTAGGAAAGCTCACTGTCCAGAATGACATATATGGAACTAGACTATTCCTTAATGAAGACATCCAAGAAGCTAATGACTTGAGGAGGGGGTACAATGCTTTCTCTATAGCTAATTTTTTTCAGGAAGTAAATGAAATGTAATTATCCAGCTGTTTTCATTGACTTTAAATTGGTCATGTATTTATTATTCattgatttatattttgttgaaGCCTCATTTTGAGAGATGGTGTTGGTGATGCTTCACAAACCATCCTTGAGTCCCAGACTGTTTATCCTTTCCATAAAGAGTTTGTTGTCAACACTGTCAAGAAGCATGTGGATGAGATTGGGGATTGTCATGAGGTATACCTTATTGTATTAAATAACACTGATTGATTATTTAAAAACAGTCCATGTTAATAGTGTAATATATTTGATGATTTAGGAAGCACATTATGTTGTTCTTGCTACAATAAGGATGATTGAAGAGGATGTTGGTTGGTTTTATGTTGCCTGTCGTCAACATAATAAGA is drawn from Erigeron canadensis isolate Cc75 chromosome 9, C_canadensis_v1, whole genome shotgun sequence and contains these coding sequences:
- the LOC122583548 gene encoding replication protein A 70 kDa DNA-binding subunit A-like; amino-acid sequence: MANDGYSFVEDLSVASNFWNMKARIIRKWEQTFKVDMILLDERGKKIQAQCKNQLLSDFGQYLKEDSTIVIRRFGVAEQRDKYRVLPLNYKINLFKCSSIQTVTSFQGHPYGFDFVPFDEINDNRARDRFTIDVMGRISSCGDLDIFRNKEKESKRMNFELQYLAGQIIKSTLWGKYAEQLNKFICNNKSTEMVIAILQHAKLKRFNRKLTVQNDIYGTRLFLNEDIQEANDLRRGYNAFSIANFFQEVNEILILRDGVGDASQTILESQTVYPFHKEFVVNTVKKHVDEIGDCHEEAHYVVLATIRMIEEDVGWFYVACRQHNKKVLTKEEFLEQATEIPSHFLEATIDSLWCLACNDIATSFVPKYKLQFRVQDHAGSCSLVMFDKDVAKLIGLSANDIRERQIRSGEVDTFPHELNVLLNKLYAFNISIAKYNFEKDYLVYTVAKVCRDPEIIEELQENDEDDEGTYGAIPKKSNKFYQHGPNNKDKMVPTTKTYHICIYAYKRILTTNFKLYSLTHKKATSVETHGLSPN